The genomic region TTGGCCTTCGGCCACCGACTCGCTTAGCGGTCGTTGCCTCGCTCCCTACGGGTCGCTGCGGCAGGGATACGAAGGGCGAAGTCCGGCTTTTGTCGGATGAGCGCGAATGCGCGAACCCGTAGTAGCCCGGTCCGAACGAAGTGAGGAGCCGCCCAAATCTTTCCCCTAGTGAGTTGTTGGAGTTCCTACAAAATTCCGGGTGATTCCACTTGACCCTTGCCTTCGCTGCGAAAGCCTGTCCTTAATGAAAGCGTTCTTGGTTTTAGAAAACGGGGACGTATACGAAGGTGAATCCTTCGGCTACGAAACCCAATCCGTCGGGGAAATCGTCTTTAATACTTCCATGGCGGGTTACCAGGAAATTCTGACTGACCCTTCCTACGCGAATCAAATCGTAACTCTCACTTACCCGATGATCGGGAACTACGGGATCCATCCAGAAAACATGGAATCCGGAAAGATCCAAGCTTCGGGAATGATCGTGAAAGAATATGTAGATCGTCCTTCCAACTTCAAAGCCCAAAAGACATTATCTCAATTTTTAAAAGATTATAAAATTCCAGGGATCCAAGGGATCGACACCCGAAAGTTAACCCGCTTCATCCGCACGAATGGCGCTCCGAATGGTGGGATCTTCGTCGCGAATGAATACTCTGATTCTTTTTTAGCGCAAGTGAAGAAGTTCCCGGGCATCGCAGACGCTGACCTCGCGAAGGTTGTTACCACAGATAAAAAATACGAGTTCGGATCCGGCTCCGGAAAAAAATACAAACTCGCTGTTTATGATTATGGTGTGAAGACGAACATTCTTCGTCTATTGGATGCGGCCGGCTTTGCGGTTTCCGTTTATCCTGCTCAAACTCCAGCTTCGGATATCATGAAAGATGGAGTGGATGCATTCTTTCTTTCTAATGGTCCGGGAGATCCTGCGGCTTGCACTTACGCAATCGATTCCACAAAAGCTATATTAGAAAATAATTATCCTCTTTTCGGCATCTGTTTAGGCCATCAGATCATTGGTCTGACCTTAGGCAAGAAGACTGAAAAAATGAAATTCGGCCATAGAGGCGGAAACCAACCTGTAAAAAGTTTGGAAACCGGTAAAGTGGAGATCACTTCCCAAAATCACGGTTTCGCCGTGGTCGCAGAATCTTCCGAAAAGGAGCCGATCTCTTTTATCAATCTGAACGACGATACTGTAGAAGGTATTTTGAAATCAGGTTACCCTCTTCTGTCGGTCCAATATCACCCGGAAAGTTCTCCGGGGCCGAATGACAGTAGATACTTGTTTCAGAAGTTCTACGATTTAGTGGATTCTACTAAGAAGAAATAATTCCATGCGTGT from Leptospira dzoumogneensis harbors:
- the carA gene encoding glutamine-hydrolyzing carbamoyl-phosphate synthase small subunit; protein product: MKAFLVLENGDVYEGESFGYETQSVGEIVFNTSMAGYQEILTDPSYANQIVTLTYPMIGNYGIHPENMESGKIQASGMIVKEYVDRPSNFKAQKTLSQFLKDYKIPGIQGIDTRKLTRFIRTNGAPNGGIFVANEYSDSFLAQVKKFPGIADADLAKVVTTDKKYEFGSGSGKKYKLAVYDYGVKTNILRLLDAAGFAVSVYPAQTPASDIMKDGVDAFFLSNGPGDPAACTYAIDSTKAILENNYPLFGICLGHQIIGLTLGKKTEKMKFGHRGGNQPVKSLETGKVEITSQNHGFAVVAESSEKEPISFINLNDDTVEGILKSGYPLLSVQYHPESSPGPNDSRYLFQKFYDLVDSTKKK